One segment of Triticum aestivum cultivar Chinese Spring chromosome 2A, IWGSC CS RefSeq v2.1, whole genome shotgun sequence DNA contains the following:
- the LOC123184447 gene encoding cytosolic sulfotransferase 5-like, whose product MAAKTKAPAGTPVGPVPFADVETDPGLVSPVPEQLPEEHAALPSASAFNGPTNIRCYQGFWLSDYLSAAAVALQRRFEPCRDDIIVASFPKSGTTWLNALAFATMARRAYPAADAGHPLLRLNPHQCIPFLENLFRSRAEAAKLEALPSPRLMNTHMPLGMIMPGAGGCKVVYVCREPKDMVVSLWHFLRHLRPDLALADVLDSVCSGAVPYGPVWDHILGYWRASIARPDAVLFLRYEELLRDPAGNVRELARFVGLPFSDAEEEAGVVQDIVKLCSFGHLKPLEANSTGQLDPLVPVPREALFRKGVAGDWANHMTPEMARRLDEIVADKFHATGLTFR is encoded by the coding sequence ATGGCGGCCAAGACTAAGGCACCAGCTGGTACTCCGGTCGGCCCCGTCCCTTTCGCGGACGTCGAGACCGACCCAGGCTTGGTCTCTCCGGTGCCGGAGCAGCTCCCGGAAGAGCACGCCGCCCTGCCGAGCGCGTCCGCGTTTAACGGCCCGACGAACATCCGTTGCTACCAGGGCTTCTGGCTGTCGGATTACTTGTCCGCCGCGGCCGTCGCCCTGCAGCGCCGCTTCGAGCCCTGCCGCGACGACATCATCGTCGCAAGCTTTCCCAAGTCCGGCACCACGTGGCTCAACGCCCTGGCGTTCGCCACCATGGCACGGCGCGCTTACCCGGCCGCCGACGCCGGGCACCCGCTGCTACGCCTCAACCCGCACCAGTGCATCCCTTTCCTGGAGAACCTCTTCCGGAGCCGCGCGGAGGCCGCCAAGCTCGAGGCCCTGCCGTCCCCGCGCCTCATGAACACGCACATGCCGCTCGGCATGATAATGCCGGGCGCCGGCGGGTGCAAGGTCGTCTACGTCTGCAGGGAACCCAAGGACATGGTCGTCTCGTTGTGGCACTTCCTCCGGCATCTGCGGCCAGACCTGGCGCTGGCCGACGTCCTCGACTCCGTGTGCAGCGGCGCGGTGCCGTATGGACCCGTCTGGGACCACATCCTCGGCTACTGGCGCGCCAGCATCGCGAGGCCGGACGCCGTGCTGTTCTTGCGGTACGAGGAGCTGCTGCGCGACCCCGCCGGGAACGTCAGAGAGCTGGCGCGGTTCGTCGGGCTGCCCTTCTCGGAcgccgaggaggaggccggcgtcgTCCAGGACATCGTCAAGCTCTGCAGCTTCGGGCACCTCAAGCCCCTGGAAGCCAACTCGACAGGCCAGTTGGATCCCCTCGTCCCGGTGCCGCGCGAGGCGCTGTTCAGGAAGGGCGTGGCCGGCGACTGGGCGAACCACATGACGCCGGAGATGGCGCGACGCCTCGA